The Macaca thibetana thibetana isolate TM-01 chromosome 11, ASM2454274v1, whole genome shotgun sequence genome window below encodes:
- the KRT3 gene encoding keratin, type II cytoskeletal 3 isoform X3 gives MSRQASKTSGGGSQGFSGRSAVVSGSSRMSCVTRSGVAGGGAYGFRSGAGGFGSRSLYNLGGNKSISISVAAGGPRAGGFGGGRSRASGFGGPGGFGSPGGFGPGGFPGGIQEVTINQSLLQPLNVEIDPQIGQVKAQEWEQIKTLNNKFASFIDKVRFLEQQNKVLETKWNLLQQQSTSSISGTNNLEPLFENHINYLRSYLDNILGERGRLDSEMRNMQDLVEDFKKKYEDEINKRTAAENEFVTLKKDVDGAYMNKVELQAKVDALIDEINFLRTLYDAELSQMQSHISDTSVVLSMDNNRSLDLDSIIAEVRAQYEDIAQRSKAEAEALYQTKLGELQTTAGRHGDDLRNTKSEIIELNRMIQRLRAEIESIKKQNANLQTAIVEAEQRGEMALKDANAKLQELQAALQQAKDDLARLLRDYQELMNVKLALDVEIATYRKLLEGEEYRMSGECPSAVSISVVSSSTTSASAGGYAGGYGGGVGGGLGGGLGAGGGSSSGFGRGGGGGIGGGIGGGIGGGIGGGFGGCSSGGFSSGSGFGSSSGARYGVSGGGFSSASNRGGSIKFSQSSQSSQRYSR, from the exons ATGAGCAGACAAGCCAGCAAGACATCTGGTGGCGGGAGCCAGGGTTTCTCCGGCCGCTCTGCCGTGGTCTCCGGCAGCAGCAGGATGAGCTGTGTGACCCGCTCTGGGGTAGCTGGTGGAGGAGCCTATGGCTTCCGGAGCGGAGCAGGTGGCTTTGGCAGTCGCAGCCTCTACAACCTGGGTGGCAACAAGAGCATCTCCATCAGCGTGGCAGCTGGTGGCCCCCGGGCTGGAGGCTTTGGGGGAGGCCGTAGCA GGGCTAGTGGCTTTGGTGGTCCTGGTGGCTTTGGCAGTCCTGGTGGCTTTGGCCCTGGGGGCTTTCCTGGGGGAATTCAGGAAGTGACTATCAACCAGAGTCTCCTGCAGCCCCTCAATGTGGAGATCGACCCCCAGATTGGACAAGTAAAGGCCCAGGAGTGGGAGCAGATCAAGACCCTCAACAACAAGTTTGCCTCCTTCATTGACAAG GTGCGGTTCCTGGAGCAACAGAACAAGGTCCTGGAGACCAAGTGGAACCTGCTCCAGCAGCAGAGCACAAGTTCCATCTCAGGCACCAACAATCTTGAGCCTCTTTTTGAGAATCACATCAACTACCTGCGGAGCTACCTGGACAACATCCTCGGGGAGAGAGGGCGCCTGGACTCTGAGATGAGGAACATGCAGGACCTGGTGGAGGACTTCAAGAAAAA ATATGAGGATGAAATCAATAAACGTACAGCTGCTGAGAATGAATTTGTGACTCTGAAGAAG GATGTGGACGGTGCCTATATGAACAAGGTGGAGCTTCAGGCCAAAGTGGATGCCCTGATAGATGAGATCAACTTCCTGAGGACCCTCTACGATGCT GAGCTGTCTCAGATGCAGAGCCACATCAGTGACACATCTGTGGTGCTGTCCATGGACAATAATCGCTCCCTGGACCTGGACAGCATCATCGCTGAAGTTCGTGCACAGTATGAGGATATCGCTCAGAGAAGCAAGGCCGAAGCTGAGGCCCTGTACCAGACCAAG TTGGGGGAGCTACAGACCACAGCTGGCAGGCATGGGGATGACTTAAGAAATACCAAGAGCGAGATCATAGAGCTCAACAGAATGATCCAGAGGCTGCGGGCAGAGATCGAGAGTATCAAGAAGCAG AATGCCAACCTGCAGACAGCCATTGTGGAGGCTGAGCAGCGTGGGGAGATGGCCCTCAAGGATGCCAATGCCAAGCTCCAAGAGCTGCAGGCTGCTCTACAGCAGGCAAAGGACGACCTGGCGCGGCTGCTACGTGACTACCAGGAGCTGATGAATGTCAAGCTGGCCCTGGACGTGGAGATTGCCACCTACCGCAAGCTGCTGGAGGGTGAGGAGTACAG GATGTCTGGAGAGTGTCCCAGCGCTGTCAGCATCT CCGTGGTCAGCAGCAGCACGACTTCCGCCTCCGCAGGTGGCTATGCGGGCGGTTACGGCGGAGGCGTGGGCGGTGGCTTAGGAGGTGGCCTTGGCGCGGGCGGAGGCTCAAGCAGTGGCTTTGGCCGGGGAGGCGGCGGTGGAATCGGCGGCGGAATCGGGGGTGGAATCGGCGGTGGAATCGGCGGCGGATTTGGTGGCTGCAGCAGCGGCGGTTTCAGCAGTGGCAGCGGCTTTGGCTCCAGCTCCGGCGCCCGCTATGGAGTCAGTGGTGGGGGCTTCAGCTCGGCCAGCAACCGGGGCGGCAGCATCAAGTTCTCCCAGTCCTCCCAGTCCTCTCAGCGCTACTCCAGATAA
- the KRT3 gene encoding keratin, type II cytoskeletal 3 isoform X2: protein MSRQASKTSGGGSQGFSGRSAVVSGSSRMSCVTRSGVAGGGAYGFRSGAGGFGSRSLYNLGGNKSISISVAAGGYGGGFGGGYGGGFGGGFGGVRGMGGGFGGAGGFGGAGGFGGASGFGGPGGFGSPGGFGPGGFPGGIQEVTINQSLLQPLNVEIDPQIGQVKAQEWEQIKTLNNKFASFIDKVRFLEQQNKVLETKWNLLQQQSTSSISGTNNLEPLFENHINYLRSYLDNILGERGRLDSEMRNMQDLVEDFKKKYEDEINKRTAAENEFVTLKKDVDGAYMNKVELQAKVDALIDEINFLRTLYDAELSQMQSHISDTSVVLSMDNNRSLDLDSIIAEVRAQYEDIAQRSKAEAEALYQTKLGELQTTAGRHGDDLRNTKSEIIELNRMIQRLRAEIESIKKQNANLQTAIVEAEQRGEMALKDANAKLQELQAALQQAKDDLARLLRDYQELMNVKLALDVEIATYRKLLEGEEYRMSGECPSAVSISVVSSSTTSASAGGYAGGYGGGVGGGLGGGLGAGGGSSSGFGRGGGGGIGGGIGGGIGGGIGGGFGGCSSGGFSSGSGFGSSSGARYGVSGGGFSSASNRGGSIKFSQSSQSSQRYSR, encoded by the exons ATGAGCAGACAAGCCAGCAAGACATCTGGTGGCGGGAGCCAGGGTTTCTCCGGCCGCTCTGCCGTGGTCTCCGGCAGCAGCAGGATGAGCTGTGTGACCCGCTCTGGGGTAGCTGGTGGAGGAGCCTATGGCTTCCGGAGCGGAGCAGGTGGCTTTGGCAGTCGCAGCCTCTACAACCTGGGTGGCAACAAGAGCATCTCCATCAGCGTGGCAGCTG GTGGCTATGGAGGTGGCTTTGGGGGCGGCTATGGAGGTGGCTTTGGTGGTGGCTTTGGTGGTGTCAGAGGAATGGGAGGTGGCTTTGGTGGAGCTGGTGGCTTTGGAGGGGCTGGTGGCTTTGGAGGGGCTAGTGGCTTTGGTGGTCCTGGTGGCTTTGGCAGTCCTGGTGGCTTTGGCCCTGGGGGCTTTCCTGGGGGAATTCAGGAAGTGACTATCAACCAGAGTCTCCTGCAGCCCCTCAATGTGGAGATCGACCCCCAGATTGGACAAGTAAAGGCCCAGGAGTGGGAGCAGATCAAGACCCTCAACAACAAGTTTGCCTCCTTCATTGACAAG GTGCGGTTCCTGGAGCAACAGAACAAGGTCCTGGAGACCAAGTGGAACCTGCTCCAGCAGCAGAGCACAAGTTCCATCTCAGGCACCAACAATCTTGAGCCTCTTTTTGAGAATCACATCAACTACCTGCGGAGCTACCTGGACAACATCCTCGGGGAGAGAGGGCGCCTGGACTCTGAGATGAGGAACATGCAGGACCTGGTGGAGGACTTCAAGAAAAA ATATGAGGATGAAATCAATAAACGTACAGCTGCTGAGAATGAATTTGTGACTCTGAAGAAG GATGTGGACGGTGCCTATATGAACAAGGTGGAGCTTCAGGCCAAAGTGGATGCCCTGATAGATGAGATCAACTTCCTGAGGACCCTCTACGATGCT GAGCTGTCTCAGATGCAGAGCCACATCAGTGACACATCTGTGGTGCTGTCCATGGACAATAATCGCTCCCTGGACCTGGACAGCATCATCGCTGAAGTTCGTGCACAGTATGAGGATATCGCTCAGAGAAGCAAGGCCGAAGCTGAGGCCCTGTACCAGACCAAG TTGGGGGAGCTACAGACCACAGCTGGCAGGCATGGGGATGACTTAAGAAATACCAAGAGCGAGATCATAGAGCTCAACAGAATGATCCAGAGGCTGCGGGCAGAGATCGAGAGTATCAAGAAGCAG AATGCCAACCTGCAGACAGCCATTGTGGAGGCTGAGCAGCGTGGGGAGATGGCCCTCAAGGATGCCAATGCCAAGCTCCAAGAGCTGCAGGCTGCTCTACAGCAGGCAAAGGACGACCTGGCGCGGCTGCTACGTGACTACCAGGAGCTGATGAATGTCAAGCTGGCCCTGGACGTGGAGATTGCCACCTACCGCAAGCTGCTGGAGGGTGAGGAGTACAG GATGTCTGGAGAGTGTCCCAGCGCTGTCAGCATCT CCGTGGTCAGCAGCAGCACGACTTCCGCCTCCGCAGGTGGCTATGCGGGCGGTTACGGCGGAGGCGTGGGCGGTGGCTTAGGAGGTGGCCTTGGCGCGGGCGGAGGCTCAAGCAGTGGCTTTGGCCGGGGAGGCGGCGGTGGAATCGGCGGCGGAATCGGGGGTGGAATCGGCGGTGGAATCGGCGGCGGATTTGGTGGCTGCAGCAGCGGCGGTTTCAGCAGTGGCAGCGGCTTTGGCTCCAGCTCCGGCGCCCGCTATGGAGTCAGTGGTGGGGGCTTCAGCTCGGCCAGCAACCGGGGCGGCAGCATCAAGTTCTCCCAGTCCTCCCAGTCCTCTCAGCGCTACTCCAGATAA
- the KRT3 gene encoding keratin, type II cytoskeletal 3 isoform X1 — protein MSRQASKTSGGGSQGFSGRSAVVSGSSRMSCVTRSGVAGGGAYGFRSGAGGFGSRSLYNLGGNKSISISVAAGGPRAGGFGGGRSSCGFAGGYGGGFGGGYGGGFGGGFGGVRGMGGGFGGAGGFGGAGGFGGASGFGGPGGFGSPGGFGPGGFPGGIQEVTINQSLLQPLNVEIDPQIGQVKAQEWEQIKTLNNKFASFIDKVRFLEQQNKVLETKWNLLQQQSTSSISGTNNLEPLFENHINYLRSYLDNILGERGRLDSEMRNMQDLVEDFKKKYEDEINKRTAAENEFVTLKKDVDGAYMNKVELQAKVDALIDEINFLRTLYDAELSQMQSHISDTSVVLSMDNNRSLDLDSIIAEVRAQYEDIAQRSKAEAEALYQTKLGELQTTAGRHGDDLRNTKSEIIELNRMIQRLRAEIESIKKQNANLQTAIVEAEQRGEMALKDANAKLQELQAALQQAKDDLARLLRDYQELMNVKLALDVEIATYRKLLEGEEYRMSGECPSAVSISVVSSSTTSASAGGYAGGYGGGVGGGLGGGLGAGGGSSSGFGRGGGGGIGGGIGGGIGGGIGGGFGGCSSGGFSSGSGFGSSSGARYGVSGGGFSSASNRGGSIKFSQSSQSSQRYSR, from the exons ATGAGCAGACAAGCCAGCAAGACATCTGGTGGCGGGAGCCAGGGTTTCTCCGGCCGCTCTGCCGTGGTCTCCGGCAGCAGCAGGATGAGCTGTGTGACCCGCTCTGGGGTAGCTGGTGGAGGAGCCTATGGCTTCCGGAGCGGAGCAGGTGGCTTTGGCAGTCGCAGCCTCTACAACCTGGGTGGCAACAAGAGCATCTCCATCAGCGTGGCAGCTGGTGGCCCCCGGGCTGGAGGCTTTGGGGGAGGCCGTAGCAGCTGTGGCTTTGCAGGTGGCTATGGAGGTGGCTTTGGGGGCGGCTATGGAGGTGGCTTTGGTGGTGGCTTTGGTGGTGTCAGAGGAATGGGAGGTGGCTTTGGTGGAGCTGGTGGCTTTGGAGGGGCTGGTGGCTTTGGAGGGGCTAGTGGCTTTGGTGGTCCTGGTGGCTTTGGCAGTCCTGGTGGCTTTGGCCCTGGGGGCTTTCCTGGGGGAATTCAGGAAGTGACTATCAACCAGAGTCTCCTGCAGCCCCTCAATGTGGAGATCGACCCCCAGATTGGACAAGTAAAGGCCCAGGAGTGGGAGCAGATCAAGACCCTCAACAACAAGTTTGCCTCCTTCATTGACAAG GTGCGGTTCCTGGAGCAACAGAACAAGGTCCTGGAGACCAAGTGGAACCTGCTCCAGCAGCAGAGCACAAGTTCCATCTCAGGCACCAACAATCTTGAGCCTCTTTTTGAGAATCACATCAACTACCTGCGGAGCTACCTGGACAACATCCTCGGGGAGAGAGGGCGCCTGGACTCTGAGATGAGGAACATGCAGGACCTGGTGGAGGACTTCAAGAAAAA ATATGAGGATGAAATCAATAAACGTACAGCTGCTGAGAATGAATTTGTGACTCTGAAGAAG GATGTGGACGGTGCCTATATGAACAAGGTGGAGCTTCAGGCCAAAGTGGATGCCCTGATAGATGAGATCAACTTCCTGAGGACCCTCTACGATGCT GAGCTGTCTCAGATGCAGAGCCACATCAGTGACACATCTGTGGTGCTGTCCATGGACAATAATCGCTCCCTGGACCTGGACAGCATCATCGCTGAAGTTCGTGCACAGTATGAGGATATCGCTCAGAGAAGCAAGGCCGAAGCTGAGGCCCTGTACCAGACCAAG TTGGGGGAGCTACAGACCACAGCTGGCAGGCATGGGGATGACTTAAGAAATACCAAGAGCGAGATCATAGAGCTCAACAGAATGATCCAGAGGCTGCGGGCAGAGATCGAGAGTATCAAGAAGCAG AATGCCAACCTGCAGACAGCCATTGTGGAGGCTGAGCAGCGTGGGGAGATGGCCCTCAAGGATGCCAATGCCAAGCTCCAAGAGCTGCAGGCTGCTCTACAGCAGGCAAAGGACGACCTGGCGCGGCTGCTACGTGACTACCAGGAGCTGATGAATGTCAAGCTGGCCCTGGACGTGGAGATTGCCACCTACCGCAAGCTGCTGGAGGGTGAGGAGTACAG GATGTCTGGAGAGTGTCCCAGCGCTGTCAGCATCT CCGTGGTCAGCAGCAGCACGACTTCCGCCTCCGCAGGTGGCTATGCGGGCGGTTACGGCGGAGGCGTGGGCGGTGGCTTAGGAGGTGGCCTTGGCGCGGGCGGAGGCTCAAGCAGTGGCTTTGGCCGGGGAGGCGGCGGTGGAATCGGCGGCGGAATCGGGGGTGGAATCGGCGGTGGAATCGGCGGCGGATTTGGTGGCTGCAGCAGCGGCGGTTTCAGCAGTGGCAGCGGCTTTGGCTCCAGCTCCGGCGCCCGCTATGGAGTCAGTGGTGGGGGCTTCAGCTCGGCCAGCAACCGGGGCGGCAGCATCAAGTTCTCCCAGTCCTCCCAGTCCTCTCAGCGCTACTCCAGATAA